Proteins from a genomic interval of Lactococcus protaetiae:
- the secE gene encoding preprotein translocase subunit SecE, with protein MFKFIGSIIKEMKLTTWPTGKQSVRDFFMVIEYTIFFLIFIMIFDWVTQHGITFSVEHLVPLIK; from the coding sequence ATGTTTAAATTTATTGGTAGTATCATTAAAGAAATGAAATTGACGACTTGGCCAACGGGCAAGCAATCTGTCCGTGATTTTTTCATGGTCATTGAATATACAATTTTCTTCTTGATTTTTATCATGATTTTCGACTGGGTGACACAACATGGGATTACTTTCAGCGTTGAACACTTAGTTCCATTGATTAAATAA
- the rpsS gene encoding 30S ribosomal protein S19 translates to MGRSLKKGPFVDEHLMKKVEAQVNAERKSVIKTWSRRSTIFPNFVGLTIAVYDGRKHVPVYVQEDMVGHKLGEFAPTRTYRGHAADDKKTRR, encoded by the coding sequence ATGGGTCGTAGTCTTAAAAAAGGACCTTTCGTCGATGAGCATTTGATGAAAAAAGTTGAAGCTCAAGTTAACGCCGAAAGAAAATCTGTGATTAAAACTTGGTCACGTCGTTCTACAATCTTTCCTAACTTTGTAGGACTCACTATCGCTGTTTATGATGGTCGCAAACATGTGCCAGTTTACGTTCAAGAAGATATGGTTGGACACAAACTTGGTGAATTCGCACCAACTCGTACTTACCGTGGTCATGCTGCTGACGACAAGAAAACACGTCGCTAA
- the rpsC gene encoding 30S ribosomal protein S3: MGQKVHPIGMRVGVIRDWDAKWYAEKEYADYLHEDLAIRQLIQTKLADASVSLIETERAINKVIVTLHTAKPGMVIGKSGSNVDALRAELNALTGKQVHINIVEIKKPDLDAHLVGEGIAKQLEARIAFRRAQKQAIQRAMRAGAKGIKTQVSGRLNGADIARAEGYSEGTVPLHTLRADIDYAWEEADTTYGKLGVKVWIYRGEVLPTKKSVKGEK; encoded by the coding sequence GTGGGTCAAAAAGTACATCCAATTGGTATGCGTGTTGGCGTTATTCGCGATTGGGATGCCAAATGGTATGCTGAAAAAGAATATGCGGATTACCTTCACGAAGACTTGGCAATTCGTCAACTTATCCAAACTAAACTTGCAGATGCTTCAGTATCATTGATTGAAACTGAACGTGCAATTAACAAAGTTATCGTAACTTTGCATACTGCTAAACCGGGTATGGTTATCGGTAAATCAGGAAGCAACGTTGATGCACTTCGTGCAGAACTTAATGCTTTGACTGGTAAACAAGTTCACATCAACATTGTTGAAATCAAAAAACCTGATTTGGACGCTCATCTTGTTGGTGAAGGAATTGCTAAACAACTTGAAGCGCGTATCGCTTTCCGTCGTGCTCAAAAACAAGCTATCCAACGTGCAATGCGCGCTGGTGCAAAAGGGATTAAAACTCAAGTTTCTGGTCGTCTAAATGGTGCTGACATCGCCCGTGCTGAAGGATATTCAGAAGGTACAGTTCCACTCCACACACTCCGTGCGGATATCGACTACGCTTGGGAAGAAGCAGACACAACTTATGGTAAACTTGGTGTTAAAGTTTGGATTTACCGTGGTGAAGTTCTCCCTACTAAAAAATCTGTGAAAGGAGAAAAATAA
- a CDS encoding MATE family efflux transporter, which translates to MKSNKEILTFAFPAIIENFLQMLVGISDTMIVAHLSLSAVAAVSLANNIITIYQAIFIALGTIVSSLFARKRSEKTGAGVGQFIDGAIKLTVFVSSILGLFSIIFAQPLTTLLGARGDVGQLSSLYLSLVGGLIVLLGLMTTFGSFMRASGDTKTPMWASLLANILNLVLSALFIFVFHLGVLGTALGAIIARTVGSFYLYIKLKNNRPTKRFLKTKIDRQLIKLTIPATGERLSMRIGDLLIMMIIISFGSRVFAGNAIGESITQFNYMPVFGMSTVTVILVAQEFAQKNHENIKQYIRKTYWLATIMMLIVGLLIFVSSAPLNHLFTADKVAANASHIVIVFSLLATFFVTGTTTYTAAFQGLGNAKLPFYTTTIGMFGIRLILGAILGIGLRLGLEGVWLGVVLDNLFRFIFLKIKFDKLIKTVS; encoded by the coding sequence ATGAAAAGTAACAAAGAAATTTTGACCTTTGCTTTTCCTGCAATTATTGAAAATTTTCTACAAATGCTAGTGGGGATAAGTGACACCATGATTGTTGCTCATCTCAGCTTATCAGCAGTGGCCGCTGTTTCATTGGCAAATAATATCATCACAATCTATCAAGCGATTTTTATTGCCCTAGGAACAATCGTATCAAGTTTATTTGCCCGTAAACGCTCGGAAAAAACTGGTGCAGGAGTTGGGCAGTTTATTGATGGAGCAATTAAATTGACGGTCTTTGTTAGTAGCATCCTAGGTTTGTTTTCCATTATTTTTGCTCAGCCGTTGACAACACTTTTAGGAGCTAGAGGAGATGTCGGACAGCTTTCGAGTCTCTATCTGAGCCTAGTTGGTGGGCTGATTGTTCTGCTTGGATTAATGACAACATTTGGAAGTTTTATGCGGGCGAGTGGTGATACCAAAACACCAATGTGGGCGAGCCTTTTGGCAAATATTCTCAACTTGGTTCTTTCTGCACTTTTCATCTTCGTTTTCCATCTAGGCGTTCTTGGGACAGCCTTAGGAGCAATTATTGCAAGAACCGTAGGAAGTTTCTATCTTTATATAAAATTAAAAAACAATCGTCCAACAAAACGATTTCTAAAAACGAAAATAGATCGCCAACTGATCAAATTGACGATTCCGGCTACGGGTGAAAGATTGTCCATGAGAATTGGAGATTTACTCATTATGATGATTATCATCAGCTTTGGTAGTAGAGTTTTCGCGGGAAATGCAATCGGTGAGAGTATCACGCAGTTTAATTATATGCCTGTATTCGGTATGAGTACTGTGACTGTTATTTTAGTCGCTCAGGAATTTGCGCAAAAAAATCATGAAAATATAAAACAATATATCAGGAAAACCTACTGGTTAGCAACGATTATGATGCTTATTGTAGGTCTACTTATTTTTGTGAGTTCAGCACCCCTGAATCATCTTTTTACAGCAGATAAAGTTGCGGCCAACGCCAGTCATATCGTGATTGTATTCTCACTGTTGGCTACTTTTTTTGTAACAGGAACGACAACTTACACCGCAGCTTTTCAAGGATTGGGAAATGCAAAACTTCCTTTTTATACCACTACGATAGGAATGTTTGGCATTAGGCTGATATTAGGAGCAATACTGGGAATCGGATTACGGCTAGGTCTTGAAGGCGTCTGGTTAGGAGTAGTGTTGGATAATCTTTTTCGCTTCATTTTTTTGAAAATAAAATTTGATAAACTCATAAAAACAGTAAGTTAA
- the rplC gene encoding 50S ribosomal protein L3 translates to MSKGILGKKVGMTQIFTENGELIPVTVIEATPNTVLQVKTVETDGYEATQVGFDTLREVLTNKPAKGHAAKANTTPKRFVREFKGLEGAEVGAEITVDTFAAGDVVDVTGTSKGKGFQGPIKRWGQSRGPMAHGSRYHRRPGSMGPVAANKVPKGKRLAGRMGNKRVTVQNLVVAQVLPEKNVILIKGNVPGAKKSLIVVKSAIKAK, encoded by the coding sequence ATGTCAAAAGGAATCTTAGGGAAAAAAGTGGGAATGACTCAAATCTTCACTGAAAACGGCGAATTAATTCCCGTAACAGTGATTGAAGCGACTCCTAACACAGTTCTTCAAGTTAAAACTGTTGAAACAGACGGTTATGAAGCAACTCAAGTTGGTTTCGATACACTTCGTGAAGTTTTGACTAACAAACCTGCCAAAGGTCATGCTGCTAAAGCTAATACGACTCCTAAGCGCTTCGTTCGTGAATTCAAAGGACTCGAAGGCGCTGAAGTAGGAGCAGAAATCACTGTTGATACATTCGCAGCTGGAGATGTCGTTGATGTTACCGGAACTTCTAAAGGTAAAGGTTTCCAAGGCCCAATCAAACGCTGGGGACAATCTCGTGGACCTATGGCTCACGGTTCTCGTTATCACCGTCGTCCAGGTTCAATGGGACCAGTTGCAGCCAACAAAGTTCCTAAAGGTAAACGCCTTGCAGGACGTATGGGTAACAAACGCGTTACTGTACAAAACCTTGTTGTTGCACAAGTTCTTCCAGAAAAGAACGTTATTCTTATCAAAGGTAATGTTCCTGGAGCTAAGAAATCATTGATCGTTGTTAAATCAGCAATCAAAGCTAAATAA
- the rpsJ gene encoding 30S ribosomal protein S10 encodes MATKKIRIRLKAYEHRILDAAAEKIVETAKRTNAEVSGPIPLPTDRSVYTVIRATHKYKDSREQFEMRTHKRLIDIIEPTQKTVDSLMKLDLPSGVNIEIKL; translated from the coding sequence ATGGCAACTAAAAAAATCCGTATCCGCTTGAAAGCATACGAACATCGTATCCTTGATGCAGCTGCTGAAAAGATTGTAGAAACTGCTAAACGTACAAATGCAGAAGTAAGTGGTCCAATTCCACTTCCAACTGATCGTAGCGTCTACACTGTTATCCGCGCGACTCACAAATATAAAGATTCACGCGAACAATTCGAAATGCGCACACACAAACGTTTGATTGACATCATCGAACCAACTCAAAAAACAGTTGATTCATTGATGAAACTTGATCTTCCAAGTGGTGTCAACATCGAAATCAAACTCTAA
- the rplV gene encoding 50S ribosomal protein L22 produces the protein MAEITSAKATAKTVRVSPRKTRLVIDLIRGKRVADAIAILKFTPTKAAVEVEKVLNSAIANAENNFGLEKANLVVSETFVNEGPTMKRFRPRAKGSASPINKRTAHITVVVAEKE, from the coding sequence ATGGCAGAAATTACTTCAGCTAAAGCAACTGCAAAAACAGTTCGCGTTTCACCTCGTAAGACTCGTCTTGTTATCGATCTTATCCGCGGGAAACGTGTTGCAGATGCAATTGCAATCTTAAAATTTACACCGACTAAAGCTGCTGTAGAAGTTGAGAAAGTTTTGAACTCAGCTATCGCTAATGCAGAAAACAACTTTGGTCTTGAAAAAGCTAACTTGGTAGTTAGTGAAACTTTTGTTAACGAAGGACCAACGATGAAACGTTTCCGTCCACGTGCAAAAGGTTCAGCTTCACCAATTAACAAACGTACAGCTCACATCACCGTAGTTGTAGCTGAGAAAGAATAA
- a CDS encoding 50S ribosomal protein L23, whose protein sequence is MSLYDIIRKPIITEASMQAMDQKKYTFEVDSRAHKLLIKQAVEAVFDVKVASVNTISVKPKAKRVGKYTGKKSGYKKAIVTLTEDSKAIEIFGEDAE, encoded by the coding sequence ATGTCACTTTATGATATCATCCGTAAACCTATCATCACTGAAGCTTCTATGCAAGCAATGGATCAAAAGAAATATACTTTCGAAGTTGATTCACGTGCTCACAAATTGCTCATCAAACAAGCTGTTGAAGCTGTCTTTGATGTGAAAGTTGCATCAGTTAACACAATCAGTGTAAAACCTAAAGCTAAACGCGTAGGTAAATACACTGGTAAGAAATCAGGCTACAAAAAAGCTATCGTTACTTTGACTGAAGATTCTAAAGCAATTGAAATCTTTGGCGAAGACGCAGAATAA
- the rplB gene encoding 50S ribosomal protein L2, translated as MGIKVYKPTTNGRRNMTGSDFAEITTSTPEKSLLVSMNKTAGRNNLGRITVRHHGGGHKRKYRLIDFKRNTDNVVAKVATIEYDPNRTANIALVVYANGIKSYILAPKGLEVGMTVVSGPDADIKVGNALPLANIPVGTLIHNIELKPGKGGQLVRSAGASAQVLGTEGKYTLVRLQSGEVRMILSTCRATVGVVGNEQQNLINLGKAGRTRHMGIRPTVRGSVMNPNDHPHGGGEGRQPVGRKSPMTPWGKPALGLKTRNKKAKSNKLIVRRINDGK; from the coding sequence GTGGGAATTAAAGTTTACAAACCTACCACAAACGGTCGTCGTAATATGACTGGTAGCGACTTTGCTGAAATCACTACAAGTACTCCTGAAAAGAGCTTGCTTGTAAGCATGAACAAGACCGCTGGTCGTAACAACCTTGGTCGCATTACAGTTCGTCATCACGGTGGTGGTCACAAACGTAAATATCGTTTAATCGACTTCAAACGTAATACTGACAATGTTGTTGCTAAAGTTGCTACAATTGAATACGATCCAAACCGTACAGCAAATATTGCATTGGTTGTTTATGCCAATGGTATTAAATCATACATCTTGGCCCCTAAAGGTCTTGAAGTAGGTATGACAGTTGTATCTGGTCCAGATGCCGATATTAAAGTTGGTAATGCGTTACCACTTGCTAACATTCCAGTTGGTACATTGATTCACAATATTGAGTTGAAACCTGGTAAAGGTGGACAATTGGTTCGTTCAGCAGGTGCATCAGCTCAAGTACTTGGTACTGAAGGTAAATATACACTCGTTCGTCTCCAATCAGGCGAAGTTCGTATGATTCTTTCAACTTGCCGTGCTACTGTTGGTGTTGTTGGTAATGAACAACAAAACTTGATTAACCTTGGTAAAGCAGGACGTACACGTCATATGGGGATTCGCCCAACTGTTCGTGGTTCTGTAATGAACCCTAACGATCACCCACATGGTGGTGGTGAAGGTCGTCAACCAGTTGGTCGTAAGTCACCAATGACTCCATGGGGCAAACCAGCTCTTGGACTCAAGACTCGCAACAAAAAAGCAAAATCAAACAAACTTATTGTTCGTCGTATCAACGACGGAAAATAA
- the thrC gene encoding threonine synthase gives MSVLYQSTRDKSNQKTASQAILQGLAADGGLYVPVEFPSIDLDFERLKNSSYQEIATLILHAFFDDFSREEIEKMVDLAYGEKFDTKKIAPVKQVGNHFVLELFHGETIAFKDMALSILPHLMTASADKNAVSNEIVILTATSGDTGKAAMAGFADVPHTKIIVFYPKHGVSEIQERQMLTQKGKNVHVVGIEGNFDQAQTAVKTMFNDAELHQKMLTAGKQFSSANSMNIGRLIPQVAYYVYAYAQLVSTDSIVSGQKINFSVPTGNFGNILAAYYAKKIGLPINQLICASNKNNVLTDFFKTGHYDKNREFYVTSSPSMDILVSSNLERLIFDLTDDSDEKTNRLLTALQTVGQYQITEEMREKLSSFVADWASEEQISKEIHQTFTDENYVLDPHTAVASHVYRQYADKTTTVIVSTASPYKFPRVVVDALTESLSVNASDFELVKTLEKISKTPLPKAVKELEAAKVLHDTVVEVTQMQAEVERYLGLK, from the coding sequence ATGTCAGTTCTTTATCAATCAACGCGTGATAAATCAAATCAAAAAACAGCTTCGCAAGCTATTTTACAAGGGCTAGCTGCAGACGGAGGGTTGTATGTTCCTGTCGAATTTCCAAGTATTGATTTAGATTTTGAGCGTTTGAAAAATAGTTCTTATCAAGAGATAGCTACGCTTATTTTGCACGCTTTTTTTGATGATTTTTCTAGAGAAGAAATCGAAAAAATGGTTGACTTAGCTTATGGTGAAAAGTTCGATACAAAGAAGATAGCACCAGTGAAACAAGTGGGGAATCATTTTGTTTTAGAGCTGTTTCATGGTGAAACCATTGCTTTCAAAGATATGGCTTTATCAATCCTTCCTCATCTGATGACAGCAAGTGCTGACAAAAATGCTGTCAGTAATGAGATTGTTATCTTGACTGCTACTTCTGGAGATACAGGAAAAGCTGCTATGGCAGGCTTTGCAGATGTTCCTCACACAAAGATTATTGTTTTTTATCCAAAACATGGCGTGAGTGAAATTCAAGAGCGACAAATGCTCACTCAAAAAGGGAAAAATGTTCATGTGGTAGGGATTGAAGGAAACTTTGACCAAGCTCAAACAGCGGTAAAAACGATGTTCAACGATGCGGAGTTGCATCAAAAAATGCTGACAGCTGGCAAACAATTTTCGTCAGCAAACTCGATGAATATTGGACGACTAATTCCGCAGGTGGCTTATTATGTCTATGCTTATGCACAACTTGTCAGTACTGACAGCATTGTTAGCGGACAAAAGATTAATTTTTCTGTTCCAACAGGAAACTTTGGAAATATTTTAGCCGCTTATTATGCGAAAAAAATTGGCTTACCTATCAACCAATTAATCTGTGCTTCCAATAAAAATAATGTACTGACAGACTTTTTCAAAACAGGACATTATGATAAAAATCGTGAATTTTATGTGACGAGTTCACCATCGATGGATATTCTTGTTTCGTCAAATTTAGAGCGACTCATTTTTGATTTGACTGATGATAGTGATGAAAAAACCAATCGTTTGCTGACAGCTTTGCAAACGGTAGGGCAATATCAAATTACAGAAGAAATGCGCGAAAAACTGTCTAGCTTTGTTGCAGATTGGGCATCTGAGGAACAGATTAGTAAGGAAATTCATCAAACGTTTACTGACGAAAACTATGTGCTTGACCCTCATACAGCAGTAGCAAGCCATGTTTATCGTCAGTATGCTGATAAAACGACCACAGTCATTGTCAGCACGGCGAGCCCTTACAAATTTCCTAGGGTAGTGGTCGACGCACTGACAGAAAGTTTGTCAGTAAATGCCAGCGACTTTGAATTGGTCAAAACTTTAGAAAAAATCAGTAAAACCCCATTACCAAAGGCGGTGAAGGAACTTGAAGCTGCGAAAGTATTGCATGATACTGTTGTTGAAGTAACACAAATGCAAGCTGAAGTTGAGCGTTATCTCGGTCTGAAATGA
- the rplD gene encoding 50S ribosomal protein L4, whose product MAKVSLFKQDGSQAGEVTLNDAVFGIEPNESVVFDVVISQRASLRQGTHAHKNRSLVSGGGKKPWRQKGTGRARQGSNRSPQWRGGGTVFGPNPRSYAYKLPQKVRQLALKSVYSAKVAENKLIALDSLEFAAPKTSEFAKVLSALSIERKVLVVLPNEGNEFAALSARNLENVKVSTANTASVLDIVSADKLIVVQSALSQIEEVLA is encoded by the coding sequence ATGGCAAAAGTATCATTATTTAAACAAGATGGTTCACAAGCTGGTGAAGTTACACTTAACGACGCAGTTTTTGGTATCGAACCAAACGAATCAGTCGTATTCGACGTTGTAATTTCACAACGCGCTAGCCTTCGTCAAGGTACACACGCACACAAAAATCGTTCGCTCGTATCTGGCGGTGGTAAAAAACCATGGCGTCAAAAAGGTACAGGTCGTGCCCGTCAAGGTTCAAACCGCTCTCCACAATGGCGTGGTGGTGGTACTGTCTTCGGTCCAAATCCACGTAGCTACGCTTACAAACTTCCACAAAAAGTTCGTCAATTGGCACTTAAATCAGTTTATTCAGCTAAAGTTGCTGAAAACAAATTAATCGCTCTTGACTCACTTGAATTTGCAGCACCAAAAACTTCAGAATTTGCTAAAGTTCTCTCTGCACTTTCAATCGAACGTAAAGTTCTTGTGGTTCTTCCAAACGAAGGTAACGAATTTGCAGCACTTTCTGCTCGTAACCTCGAAAACGTGAAAGTATCAACTGCTAACACAGCATCTGTACTTGACATCGTTTCAGCTGATAAACTTATCGTCGTTCAATCAGCTCTGTCACAAATTGAGGAGGTTCTTGCATAA
- the rpmG gene encoding 50S ribosomal protein L33 translates to MLKKAGLACTICGSRNYTLNLSSNAKEKRIEVKKFCRTCGKHTLHKETR, encoded by the coding sequence ATGTTAAAAAAAGCAGGATTAGCGTGCACTATATGTGGTTCACGAAATTACACATTGAATCTTTCGTCAAATGCGAAAGAAAAACGTATCGAAGTAAAAAAGTTTTGTCGCACTTGTGGCAAACATACTTTGCATAAAGAAACAAGATAA
- the nusG gene encoding transcription termination/antitermination protein NusG, producing the protein MDENNLTSFDQGWFVIQTYSGYERKVKEDLLERAELYNMSDKILRVEIPTETIRTEVNGKMKDVEENLFPGYVLVEMNMTDEAWFIVRNTPNVTGFVGSHGNRSKPTPLFEEEIQEILVGMGQAVREVNFELFVGKRVRIVDGALAGFEAPITKINGDKLTLTVDMFGNETPVELDMHQIEEIKE; encoded by the coding sequence ATGGACGAAAACAATTTGACAAGTTTTGACCAAGGCTGGTTTGTTATTCAAACTTACTCAGGATATGAGCGCAAGGTTAAGGAAGATCTTCTTGAACGTGCAGAGCTTTACAATATGTCAGACAAGATTTTACGTGTTGAGATTCCAACGGAAACAATCCGTACAGAAGTAAATGGGAAAATGAAAGATGTTGAAGAAAATCTATTCCCAGGTTATGTTTTGGTCGAAATGAATATGACAGATGAAGCATGGTTTATCGTGCGTAATACACCTAATGTCACAGGTTTCGTCGGTTCTCATGGGAATCGTTCAAAACCAACACCACTCTTTGAAGAAGAAATCCAAGAAATCTTGGTTGGCATGGGACAAGCTGTACGCGAAGTGAATTTTGAGCTTTTTGTAGGAAAACGTGTTCGTATTGTTGATGGCGCATTGGCAGGGTTCGAAGCTCCAATTACTAAGATTAATGGTGATAAGTTGACTTTAACTGTAGATATGTTTGGGAATGAAACACCAGTTGAGCTTGATATGCATCAGATTGAAGAAATCAAAGAATGA